The Hippoglossus stenolepis isolate QCI-W04-F060 chromosome 1, HSTE1.2, whole genome shotgun sequence DNA segment TACCTGAAATCTTTCATGGTAGTAAGCTAGCTCTGCTGACCTGTTGGAAGATACAGGGATTCTAACTATTCAGCAGTCAGGTTTTTAGGTAAGAGACGAATCTTCAGACCGGTGCCAGAGAGGATATCCACCGAAAAAAATCGAGATTCCAGTTAACTGGATGGCAAGCCAACATTTGGATCTTTGAGAGGCATTCCATTTTCGTCTTCACTCAATGGTGTGGTAGGACAGACACTGTACAAATACGGATTGGGCTCCAATGATCAATCCACCAATTTGACACTTAAAGACTGGACTCAAGGACATTAAAGGGACTCTTATGTGCgcactttattattttagtttattattttaGGGGTAATTATATGCTGTATTGTATATGAACTGCAGtttatgtgttttaatatacagtatgtatgtaaATTTTTCCCTGTGTTGAGTCTCCTTACTGATATTCAGGTCCAGGGATCCTGCTTAGTGCTTCTGATGCTGCTCCACATTTAGTCTCTTATTCATAGTTTTTAAGTGTTACCAAGGGACATACCAGCAAAAAAATAGTTAAAGAATTAAGACACCTGACACTTTTTGTTGGATCTGTGAAACAGAGCAAAATTGGTGAAATTGCAAGTAAAAGTCTTTGTCTTCTAAaaacgttgtgtgtgtgtttgtttgtttatgggTGTTTGATACAGTGATGTGACAGTGTTCGTACACTCACAGATCCATAGAGCTTTCCTCGTCGGTTCATGGCCACAAAGAATTCACTGCGCACACCCCGCAGAGTTACAACTCCCCTCTCCACTGGAGAGATCTGCAGAAGACCTTCAggaaaaacacaccacacactgaaACATGCTGGTCTGATAGCTGGATCTGATTCTCAGTGACTCTGACATTGCTCTGTGTCGCAGATGACGAGCTGGACAGTCTGGAGCTCAACAGAAAGCTAAATAATTCCTTCTTTATCTGAGATTCTGGCAATAACAAATCACCTGTCTAAATATGTGTCAGGTGATGTGAAAGTTTGTCAACTATTTGATGCTGACTAACATGACAGTTTACATTTTTAGTTATTGGCTAATTCATATGTGAAACAAATGATGTCTTGTGTTAAAAACTATCAAAGTGCTGACTCAAACTAGatcattttttacattaaagtaaaataaatcctgaTCAAACTAGGCTTCATCAAGTGATTTTATGCCAGCCGGcatcaaatctaaaaaaaaaaaaggtatgaAAAACAGTTCtgttattccttttttttacattaacatttgTGGATTTTGAAGTCAAAGAAGCTAAATCTTCAATCAACTGACCAAATAACAATTATATACTTTTGTAGTTCTGTGGATATAAGCTAAGTTATATTAATTGCAGAAATATTTGACTGTTTACTGAACCCTATAGGCTATTCTCACTTGGCCTTGGCTAGGTATTCTTTGTTCCTGCTCTAATGTGAAAATGCTTTACAGTGGCGTGAATTCCTCACAGAGACGTTCTGTAATGTATCTCCCTGAATTTTTATGCCTTGTCTCAAAATAGTAGCCTACAGAGGccgcaaaaaaaagaaaacaagttttaaGTTCCACAGCTCACTTTGTGTCACTTTGATGGGACCACAATTCACAAACAGGGCATGACAGGGATTATATTTGACATGTAAGCCAAGTTTGTTATTCTTCGTGTCAGCACATGTGACGATGACTTTGCCTGGGCCGGACCGATGGGGTTAATCTATCCTAACAGATGGGTCCATGCGCTGTGTCCTAACTTTAGGTGCTGGCTGGCCGCTGGCCTGGATCACAGCGAGCTCTGGTTACATACAAGGCAGAAAGCACCGGCACACAGAGTATGTGCTCATGGGGCATTGTGGAAGAATTCCAGATGTTCACACCAAAGCATGGATCAATAACTGAGCTGTTCACTGACAAGGATGAGCATCATCTCCTTCAGAAGCCTATGATCTCTGAGAGTTTGAGCGTTTAGTTACTAACAGGAAACCAGATCAGAACAATGTCAATGAAGTAATTTAGCTCTTTCTCATTTCTTCAAaactcattaaaaataaattatcaaATTGGTATTTGCTAGCCCAAGTAACAGTGAGTTTCTTCACTCTAACACCAAAAACTGCCAAAGGTGGAGAAACCAATTATCAGTTTCtaatcaataaataattgaCACAACTTACTGTAACGATTCTCATTATGTATCCCCGTTATTCTACCGTCCGGTAACACCTGAATGTGAAAGCCAATCCCCACGTTGCAATAGAGGCGCCGCAACCTTTTAATGCCCAAGAGGTAGTCGCTGTCCCGGCTGATCTCCTCCCGCTTCTCTCCCGGGATCCGTGCCAAAGACCGGGAGTAGAGGGCCTCCCAGCGGTCCGCTGTTCGGTTCAGGCCGGGGGCGCATCCTGCCAGTCCGGTCACCAGGCCCAGGACCAGGACAGTCCGCAGGGCCGACAAAGAGCCCATCTTGGGTCTGGCTCTGAAAACAGCCGCCCGGCGTTTGCCTTTCCAATGAAGcgagaataaaaagaagaagcgGTGCGGCAGAGAGGATAGTGTGTAAGTTGCACTCATTCCCAGACCGACAGGCGCACTGGCTTCAGCGTCGGAGCGACATTGATCTGCATGAGCGCTGTTCAGCCATGCCTCTATATTTatacctgcacacacattacatcacaGTTCCACACTTAGAATAAACctacaaactttattttcacattcagGCGCAGCAAACAGAGCTGGGGGCTTTATTCAAACCAAATAATAGCGGTCTTATCTGAGAGCAAAGCAGAAGTttgtagaaaataaatgaatgaaggcGTTGTTATAGTGAAAAAAAACTTCATTGTGTGAGGTTTTCATTATCAGCAGCAGAATATCATACTATATGTATGGGAGGATGTAAAATAGGAAACGGCCCAGTTAACAGACCATGATGTCGAGACAGGAGACAGTTCTATAAATGAACAataacaggaaaaaacacaggtCCAATTCAACCGAATGAAAAAAGCTGTCACAGGGAAAATCATATCCCGGGCccttaaagaaaacaatggtAAGACTAAATAGAGAGTTTCCAGCATGATAAAATGCTATCATTTTTGGCATAGACTTTAAAGAGCTCTGACGCTATGACTGAAAAACTTTGTTAAGTTTGTGAACTGTCATAGGTGTTAATAGGCCATGTATCATAGGATCCGTGTTCATTAATAGATAAGTAATGGCTTGTGAACATGTTTATAGGTTATTGTTTACAAGAAATAAGTCTTAGGTATTTCTTAAAAAGTTGGAGGAGCTTTATTTGAAGTCTTCACATTACAAtacaagtttgttttatttgaacattttcattgtttgatttgGTTTCCCCTTTCAGTTCTAAAAGTGTGGCTCTTCTGtttattaatcatattttaatattcaaaatattaaataatattgcAGATACCTCCTTTAGTTAGTCTTCATCAAAGTAAGGCCAATATCAAACCaatgtgataaatgtgttttaaaacaacataactttcttcttcttctctgaattTTTGTTGATATGCTTTGGTTGAATGATGATAATTTACTGGTGTCATGGCAGTGGGACTTTGATGTGTCATCCTTGACAGTCTTTAAGATGCAGTGGTGCATTGCATTTGATATCCAATGAATTAAACTAATCAACTTACCcaccttttattttaccattttacTACTGCTATTCTTCATGCAATAAATCTATGCTGAGGACTAATATTTACCCTCTCTGCTAAGTATTTCATTATATATGTTTGAGGACTTAGGGTCTTCACTATCTATCAGCCGAGCAACAGAGTCCTTTGATCTCTAGGGTGGCTCTGTCCTGCTCCTCACTGACTAcgcatgaaatgttttctcacGTTCACATTTGGCTGATCCTCCTTGtacaaaaacattgtttctttgtgtgctGCAAAATGGCTACATGAATGCAGCTAGATCTCAGAGACAGTCCTGTGGTGTTGAGTCTGACATACCGGCTAACCAACAAGACCCAGTCTGGGGGACCAAAAGACACTCAGAATCTATGAACCAAAAGAGAAACTAGTAGTCTACCAGGCTACCAGAATCAGaaagttcagcatcaaagtaTCATTAAATCAATGGAGTCTCAGGAAAACTCAAGGCATTGATTGCCTTCTGAACAACCATTGGGCTGATAGAAAGCTTAACTCAGGAACACACAAGACTGCGGAACCCTCAGGACACCACTCCAGAACATTTGATGGACAACTTGATCTTCACAACAACGTTTGGCCACTGGACCTTCAGGGCAGGAATCACATTCCAAAAGTAAAATTGCTGACATACCTTTACATCTTTATGAAGGCCTGCATGACAGTTGATGAGTTGGTTGACCACCAGGACAACTGATCAATTTTGAAT contains these protein-coding regions:
- the fgf4 gene encoding fibroblast growth factor 4, producing the protein MSATYTLSSLPHRFFFLFSLHWKGKRRAAVFRARPKMGSLSALRTVLVLGLVTGLAGCAPGLNRTADRWEALYSRSLARIPGEKREEISRDSDYLLGIKRLRRLYCNVGIGFHIQVLPDGRITGIHNENRYSLLQISPVERGVVTLRGVRSEFFVAMNRRGKLYGSLHYNNECKFREKLLANNYNAYESVAYAGMYIGLSKNGKTKRGNRVSPAMTVTHFLPRI